The proteins below are encoded in one region of Fibrella aestuarina BUZ 2:
- a CDS encoding DUF3823 domain-containing protein translates to MKAIYLGLLAGSLLLGGCAKDNFEPPTSTITGRVVYENQPVGVRTNGVQLELWQPGYQLYTKIPVYVAQDGSFAATVFDGDYKLVRLRGNGPWVDNTDTIQVQVRGAVQVDVPVQPYFVIRNPAIQRNGTNLTASCTVNQVATGRAIERATLYVGTTQYVDATNNAGAVNLSGTALADLTKSLAFSLALPASLSGRGYFYARIGVKTVGVAELIYTPVQKISI, encoded by the coding sequence ATGAAAGCGATCTATCTTGGTCTGCTGGCGGGCAGTCTCCTGCTGGGCGGCTGCGCCAAAGACAATTTCGAACCACCTACCTCCACCATCACGGGGCGGGTCGTTTACGAAAATCAGCCGGTGGGGGTACGGACCAACGGCGTTCAGCTGGAGTTGTGGCAGCCGGGTTACCAACTCTACACCAAAATTCCGGTCTACGTAGCGCAGGACGGGTCGTTCGCGGCCACCGTCTTCGATGGCGACTACAAGCTGGTACGGCTGCGCGGCAACGGTCCCTGGGTCGACAACACCGATACCATTCAGGTGCAGGTACGTGGCGCGGTACAGGTCGACGTACCTGTGCAGCCCTATTTCGTGATCCGAAACCCGGCGATTCAGCGGAACGGTACCAACCTGACGGCGAGTTGCACGGTAAATCAGGTGGCGACCGGGCGGGCAATCGAACGGGCGACGCTCTACGTGGGTACGACGCAGTATGTCGATGCGACCAACAACGCCGGGGCCGTCAACCTCAGCGGCACGGCCCTCGCCGACCTGACCAAAAGCCTGGCGTTCTCGCTGGCGCTGCCCGCTTCGCTCAGTGGCCGGGGGTACTTCTACGCCCGCATCGGGGTGAAGACCGTCGGGGTGGCTGAGCTGATTTACACGCCCGTGCAGAAAATTTCGATTTAA
- a CDS encoding arabinan endo-1,5-alpha-L-arabinosidase, translating into MRIRFGPWIGLLALLCGVAARAQDPDIVTHDPSTVLNEAGTYWYFATGNGIQVVSSPDRKRWTPQKPIFEKGTWPNWIDSTVRGFKGHFWAPDCIRMNGRYFLYYSCSTFGSPVSAIGVATSPTLNPQSPDYRWTDQGMVVSSKVRTDINAIDPSLLRDTDGRVYLAYGSFHGGLGAAEIDTLTGKLKAGATIKTVAGGRQSDWEAAALIREGNYYYLFANNGLCCKGLNSTYYIVVGRSTSPLGPFVDQSGRDLTAGGGTLVLRTDGRYIGPGHVGLLRDGNRQLVSIHFYDADDKGKARLAFRQLTFRNGWPVLAPE; encoded by the coding sequence ATGAGAATCCGATTTGGCCCCTGGATCGGCCTGCTGGCCCTGCTGTGCGGCGTCGCGGCGCGGGCGCAAGACCCGGACATCGTGACGCACGACCCCAGCACGGTGCTGAACGAAGCCGGTACGTATTGGTATTTCGCGACGGGCAACGGCATTCAGGTGGTTAGTTCGCCGGACCGCAAACGCTGGACACCCCAGAAGCCCATCTTCGAGAAAGGCACCTGGCCCAACTGGATCGACAGCACCGTGCGCGGGTTTAAAGGCCATTTCTGGGCTCCCGACTGCATTCGGATGAACGGGCGGTATTTTCTGTACTATTCCTGCTCCACCTTCGGGTCGCCGGTGTCGGCCATTGGCGTGGCCACTTCCCCCACCCTGAACCCGCAGTCGCCCGACTACCGCTGGACCGACCAGGGCATGGTCGTCTCATCAAAAGTCCGGACGGATATCAACGCCATCGACCCCAGCCTGTTGCGCGACACCGACGGCCGGGTGTATCTGGCTTACGGTTCCTTTCATGGCGGATTGGGCGCCGCCGAGATCGATACACTGACGGGCAAACTCAAAGCCGGTGCCACCATAAAGACCGTGGCGGGTGGGCGGCAATCCGATTGGGAAGCGGCGGCACTAATTCGGGAAGGCAATTATTACTACCTCTTCGCCAACAACGGCCTGTGCTGCAAAGGCCTGAACAGCACCTATTACATCGTGGTCGGGCGGTCGACCAGTCCGCTTGGGCCATTCGTCGATCAGTCGGGTCGCGACCTGACGGCTGGCGGAGGCACGCTGGTACTGCGCACCGACGGCCGCTACATCGGGCCGGGTCACGTGGGGCTGCTGCGCGATGGTAACCGGCAACTGGTCTCCATTCATTTCTACGATGCCGACGACAAAGGCAAAGCCCGGCTGGCATTCCGGCAACTCACCTTCCGCAACGGCTGGCCGGTGTTGGCACCCGAGTGA
- a CDS encoding SDR family oxidoreductase, which translates to MNKENQLNRRQVIGGIGGGLAAVMATPILTNAAPEPTNAPSAPALQDPTTKYPKPPFKEQPQPWPGLASKMDPRPDHGEQSYKGSGRLTGRKALITGGDSGMGRAAAIAYAREGADVAINYLPAEEPDAKEVVALIKAAGRKAIAIPGDLRDEAFCKRLVDEAVKGLGGLDILVNNAARQQQRASILELTSEDFDATIKTNIYAPFWLTKAALPHMPPGSAIISTTSEQAYDPSPNLFDYAQTKAANMNFVKSLAKQLGPKGIRVNGVAPGPIWTPLQPSGGATQEKLKTFGGDTPLGRPGQPAELASIYVQLAASDASYATGQVYGAAGGNGQP; encoded by the coding sequence ATGAACAAGGAGAATCAACTGAACCGACGCCAGGTGATCGGTGGCATTGGCGGTGGCCTGGCTGCCGTGATGGCAACGCCTATATTGACTAACGCGGCCCCCGAACCGACCAACGCACCGTCTGCGCCTGCCTTGCAGGACCCCACGACCAAATACCCTAAGCCGCCCTTCAAAGAGCAGCCGCAGCCGTGGCCGGGCCTCGCCAGTAAAATGGACCCCCGCCCCGACCACGGCGAGCAGAGTTACAAAGGCTCGGGCCGACTGACGGGCCGGAAGGCGCTCATCACGGGCGGCGACTCGGGTATGGGTCGGGCGGCGGCGATTGCCTACGCCCGCGAAGGGGCCGACGTGGCCATCAACTACCTGCCCGCCGAAGAACCGGATGCCAAGGAAGTGGTTGCGCTGATCAAAGCGGCGGGCCGGAAAGCGATTGCCATTCCCGGCGACCTGCGCGACGAAGCCTTCTGCAAACGCCTGGTCGACGAGGCCGTGAAAGGATTGGGCGGGCTGGATATTCTGGTCAACAACGCGGCCCGGCAACAACAGCGGGCGTCGATTCTGGAGCTGACGTCGGAGGATTTCGATGCCACGATCAAAACGAACATCTACGCGCCGTTCTGGCTCACGAAGGCCGCCCTGCCCCACATGCCACCGGGTTCGGCGATCATCAGCACAACGTCGGAGCAGGCCTATGATCCGTCGCCCAATCTGTTTGATTACGCCCAGACCAAGGCGGCGAACATGAACTTCGTGAAGTCGCTGGCCAAGCAGCTCGGGCCGAAAGGTATTCGGGTCAACGGTGTGGCACCGGGGCCAATCTGGACGCCCCTGCAACCCAGCGGCGGCGCCACGCAGGAGAAACTCAAAACCTTTGGTGGTGATACTCCACTGGGCCGCCCCGGCCAACCCGCCGAACTGGCGTCGATCTACGTGCAACTGGCCGCCAGCGATGCCAGCTACGCTACAGGGCAGGTTTACGGCGCTGCCGGTGGCAACGGCCAGCCGTAA
- a CDS encoding alpha-L-rhamnosidase, producing MIKRLLLNLVSIYSLTFFVLFVARAGEAAPAPPCLPVGLRCEYLVNPLGIDSPEPRLTWRLADTRNGAKQTAYQVYVGTDSLALGKGWTSGRIDADAQLVSYTGPALQPFTTYYWRVEVWDKDNKASTSAVARFETGMGNSRNWQGAWISDGNSIDLKPAPYFRKTFSATKAIRSARAYIAAGGLYELYLNGQKIGNHRLDPMYTRFDRRTLYVTYDVTQQLQAGKNAIGVLLGNGWYNHQSTAVWYFHQAPWRARPTFCLDLRITYTDGSVETISSGKGWKTSLSPIVFNSIYTAEHYDARREQPGWNTAAFVDSTWKEVAYRAAPSTNIVAQAMHPIRNVEAIPAKRITRINDTVFVYDLGRTIAGVSQFRIKGAAGTTIRLKHAERLYPNGRVDQSNIDAHYRPVGTSDPFQTDIFILSGRGEETFMPHFNYKGFQYVEVTTSRPLALTKEALTGYFMHSDVPVVGQVTSTNPTLNKIWAATNSSYLSNLFGYPTDCPQREKNGWTGDAHIAVETGLYNFDGITIYEKWLADHRDEQQPNGVLPSIIPTGGWGYEWGNGPDWTSTIALIPWNVYLFYGDKKILADNYDNIKRYVDHITEISPTGLTTWGLGDWVPVKSKAPVELTSSIYYFTDASILANAARLLGRQADADRYVALAAKIRDAINAKYLNQTAGSYGTGIQTELSAPLHWGVVPDNLRGRIATTLANRVVADSAHIDVGLLGTKTILNALSDNGQADLAYRVAAQETFPSWGWWIKNGATTLYENWPIDAKSDISMNHIMFGEIGAWYYKGLGGIKPDPARPGFKHVLLEPHFVAGLDGFDATHEGPYGTIRSAWKRTKKGVTYSVTIPPNSTATLRLLGSGTLQQLDAGTYQFDNL from the coding sequence ATGATCAAGCGACTCCTGCTCAACCTCGTCTCTATTTATTCGCTCACGTTTTTTGTTCTGTTCGTCGCGCGGGCCGGTGAAGCAGCCCCGGCCCCGCCCTGCCTGCCCGTTGGCTTGCGCTGCGAATACCTGGTGAATCCGCTCGGCATCGACTCGCCCGAACCCCGGCTTACGTGGCGACTGGCCGACACCCGCAACGGCGCAAAGCAGACGGCCTATCAGGTGTACGTCGGCACCGATTCGCTCGCGCTGGGCAAGGGCTGGACATCGGGGCGCATCGACGCCGACGCCCAACTGGTGTCGTATACCGGGCCGGCGCTTCAGCCGTTTACGACCTACTACTGGCGGGTCGAGGTGTGGGACAAAGACAACAAGGCGTCGACCTCGGCGGTGGCCCGTTTCGAGACCGGCATGGGCAACAGCCGCAACTGGCAGGGTGCCTGGATCAGCGACGGCAACAGCATCGACCTGAAGCCCGCCCCCTACTTTCGGAAGACGTTTTCGGCGACCAAAGCCATCCGATCGGCGCGGGCCTACATTGCAGCGGGGGGCTTGTATGAGCTATACCTGAACGGGCAGAAGATCGGCAATCACCGCCTCGACCCCATGTACACCCGCTTTGACCGGCGGACGCTCTACGTTACTTACGACGTGACGCAGCAGCTACAAGCGGGCAAAAACGCGATTGGCGTGCTGCTGGGCAACGGCTGGTACAACCATCAGTCGACCGCCGTCTGGTATTTTCACCAGGCCCCATGGCGGGCGCGGCCCACCTTCTGCCTCGACCTGCGGATCACGTACACCGACGGGTCGGTGGAAACCATTTCGTCGGGCAAAGGCTGGAAAACGAGCCTCAGCCCCATCGTCTTCAACAGCATTTACACCGCCGAACATTACGACGCCCGCCGCGAACAGCCCGGCTGGAACACCGCCGCGTTTGTCGATTCGACCTGGAAAGAGGTGGCCTACCGGGCGGCCCCCTCGACAAACATCGTGGCGCAGGCGATGCACCCCATCCGGAACGTGGAGGCCATTCCGGCCAAACGCATCACCCGCATCAACGACACCGTTTTCGTGTATGACCTGGGCCGAACCATCGCCGGGGTGAGCCAGTTCCGGATCAAGGGGGCGGCGGGTACGACCATCCGCCTCAAGCACGCCGAACGATTGTATCCCAACGGCCGGGTCGATCAGTCGAACATCGACGCGCATTACCGGCCCGTGGGTACGTCGGACCCGTTCCAGACCGACATATTCATCCTGAGTGGCCGGGGCGAGGAGACCTTCATGCCGCATTTCAACTACAAGGGGTTTCAGTACGTGGAGGTGACCACGAGCCGCCCGCTCGCCCTAACGAAAGAGGCACTCACGGGCTACTTCATGCACAGCGACGTGCCGGTGGTGGGGCAGGTGACGTCGACCAACCCGACGCTGAACAAGATCTGGGCGGCGACCAACAGCTCGTACCTCTCGAACCTCTTCGGCTACCCCACCGACTGCCCGCAACGCGAAAAAAACGGCTGGACGGGCGACGCGCACATTGCGGTAGAAACGGGCCTGTACAATTTCGACGGCATCACGATCTATGAAAAATGGCTAGCCGACCACCGCGACGAACAGCAGCCCAACGGCGTGTTGCCCTCCATCATCCCTACGGGGGGCTGGGGCTACGAATGGGGGAACGGCCCCGACTGGACCAGCACGATCGCGCTGATTCCGTGGAACGTGTACCTGTTTTACGGCGACAAGAAAATCCTGGCTGATAACTACGACAACATCAAACGCTACGTCGATCACATCACCGAGATCAGCCCGACCGGACTAACTACCTGGGGCCTGGGCGACTGGGTGCCGGTGAAATCGAAAGCGCCGGTCGAGCTGACCTCGTCGATCTATTATTTCACCGACGCGTCGATTCTGGCGAACGCGGCCCGGTTGCTGGGCCGGCAGGCCGACGCCGACCGGTACGTGGCCCTGGCCGCAAAAATCAGGGATGCGATCAACGCCAAATACCTTAACCAGACGGCGGGCAGCTACGGCACCGGCATCCAGACCGAACTGAGCGCGCCGCTGCATTGGGGCGTGGTGCCCGACAACCTCCGGGGCCGCATCGCCACGACCCTGGCCAATCGGGTCGTGGCCGACAGCGCGCACATCGACGTGGGCCTGCTGGGCACCAAAACGATCCTGAACGCGCTGAGTGACAACGGGCAGGCCGATCTGGCCTACCGGGTGGCAGCGCAGGAAACGTTTCCGTCGTGGGGCTGGTGGATCAAAAACGGCGCGACGACCCTCTACGAAAACTGGCCCATCGACGCCAAAAGCGACATTTCGATGAACCACATCATGTTTGGCGAAATCGGGGCGTGGTACTACAAGGGGCTGGGCGGCATCAAACCCGACCCGGCCCGGCCGGGGTTCAAGCACGTGCTGCTGGAGCCGCATTTCGTGGCGGGCCTCGATGGCTTCGACGCGACGCACGAGGGGCCCTACGGCACCATCCGGTCGGCCTGGAAACGGACGAAGAAGGGCGTCACCTACAGCGTGACCATCCCGCCTAACTCCACAGCCACATTGCGGCTGCTCGGCTCAGGTACGTTGCAACAACTCGACGCCGGTACGTATCAGTTCGACAACCTGTAG